The following are from one region of the Chloracidobacterium sp. genome:
- a CDS encoding class I SAM-dependent methyltransferase, with translation MNKFLDLGNSPLANSFLSSESEFANEAFFPLAVYFCNECSLVQLTDVVDPDVLFSNYLYVTGTSDTILSHNREYADAVIDLMKLGSRDLVLEVASNNGNLLSCFKEKGIRTLGVEPAKNIAEIANRAGIETIVAFFNSTTASQISDIHGKAQAIVANNVLAHVDDPMDFLSGCKSLIDDEGLVVIEVPYLEEFVEFIEFDTVYHEHLCYFSITSLMRLFESVGLSIVRVDRVAVHGGSIRVYAGKIDKYPDHSLDAVAFFRREQELGLNSPETFVSFANKVGVLRERLRALLISLKDQGKTIAGYGAPAKGNTLLNYCSIGSEILDFVVDKNPLKVGLYTPGTHLHVKPVSAVFESQPDYLLILAWNFADEIMEQLVEYRSIGGRFIIPVPEPRIIEV, from the coding sequence TTGAATAAATTCCTTGATCTGGGAAATTCACCTTTGGCGAATTCATTCCTAAGTTCAGAATCCGAATTTGCGAATGAAGCATTTTTTCCTTTAGCCGTTTATTTTTGCAACGAATGTTCTCTCGTACAACTCACGGATGTGGTCGATCCGGACGTATTGTTCAGTAATTACCTTTACGTTACCGGGACGTCCGACACAATCCTTTCGCACAACCGAGAATACGCTGACGCCGTCATCGACCTTATGAAGCTCGGTTCAAGGGACCTTGTTCTCGAAGTAGCGAGCAACAATGGCAACCTACTGTCGTGTTTTAAGGAAAAAGGGATCAGAACGCTTGGGGTCGAGCCTGCAAAAAACATCGCGGAGATCGCGAATCGGGCGGGAATTGAAACGATCGTAGCTTTTTTCAACTCAACGACTGCAAGCCAAATCTCAGATATTCACGGAAAAGCGCAGGCGATCGTGGCAAATAACGTTCTGGCTCATGTCGATGACCCAATGGATTTTTTGAGCGGCTGCAAGTCGCTCATTGATGATGAAGGCCTTGTCGTTATTGAGGTGCCGTACCTGGAGGAATTTGTCGAATTTATTGAATTTGACACTGTATATCACGAACATCTGTGTTATTTTTCAATCACATCGTTAATGCGTCTTTTTGAATCCGTTGGACTTTCCATCGTCCGCGTTGATCGAGTTGCAGTTCACGGTGGTTCTATTAGGGTCTATGCCGGAAAAATAGATAAGTATCCCGACCACAGCCTTGATGCGGTTGCGTTTTTCCGTCGAGAACAAGAGTTGGGATTGAATTCGCCTGAAACATTTGTGAGCTTTGCAAACAAAGTGGGCGTCTTGAGGGAAAGACTTCGTGCATTGTTGATCTCGTTGAAAGACCAAGGTAAGACGATCGCCGGATATGGCGCGCCTGCCAAAGGCAATACGTTGCTTAACTATTGTAGTATCGGATCCGAGATTTTAGATTTCGTGGTCGACAAGAACCCATTGAAGGTAGGTCTTTACACACCTGGAACGCATTTGCATGTAAAGCCCGTATCGGCCGTGTTCGAGTCACAGCCGGATTATTTGCTTATCCTCGCGTGGAACTTTGCAGACGAGATTATGGAGCAACTCGTCGAGTACAGAAGTATTGGCGGACGGTTCATAATTCCAGTTCCGGAGCCCAGGATAATCGAGGTATGA
- the rfbF gene encoding glucose-1-phosphate cytidylyltransferase yields the protein MKVVILAGGLGTRLSEETSLRPKPMVEIGGRPLLWHIMQIYAGHGFKEFLIACGYKGEQIKEYFHSYVVSSNDYFINLENGNCDIVGRKGLDWRVGMIDTGLHTMTGGRILRLREWLMDGTFMVTYGDGVGNIDIKRLLEFHRANGKLATVTAVRPPARFGSLNIENDLVTEFSEKPQTAEGWINGGFFVFEPMIFDYFTGDDSVLEREALERLASEGQLVAFRHDGFWQPMDTLREKQQLESLWQDGNAPWATWNKDGN from the coding sequence ATGAAAGTTGTAATTTTGGCTGGTGGCCTTGGAACGCGGCTTTCAGAAGAGACTTCGCTTCGGCCGAAACCGATGGTGGAGATCGGCGGAAGACCGTTGCTTTGGCATATCATGCAGATCTACGCCGGACACGGTTTCAAGGAGTTCCTGATTGCTTGCGGATATAAAGGGGAGCAGATCAAAGAGTATTTTCACAGCTACGTTGTCAGCTCCAACGACTATTTTATCAATCTTGAAAACGGGAACTGCGACATAGTGGGTCGTAAAGGGCTCGATTGGCGTGTTGGAATGATCGATACGGGATTGCATACGATGACCGGTGGGAGAATCCTTCGCCTTCGCGAGTGGTTGATGGACGGGACATTTATGGTCACCTATGGCGACGGTGTCGGTAATATTGACATCAAACGGCTGCTCGAGTTTCACCGGGCTAATGGGAAACTCGCAACCGTTACAGCTGTGCGGCCACCGGCCCGATTCGGTTCTCTGAATATTGAAAACGACCTGGTGACCGAGTTTTCTGAAAAACCTCAAACTGCGGAGGGATGGATCAACGGTGGTTTTTTTGTCTTTGAACCGATGATCTTCGACTACTTTACAGGAGATGATTCCGTGCTGGAGCGTGAAGCGCTTGAACGTCTTGCATCGGAAGGCCAATTGGTCGCGTTTCGTCACGATGGATTTTGGCAGCCGATGGACACTCTGCGTGAAAAGCAGCAGCTTGAGTCGCTTTGGCAGGACGGCAATGCACCATGGGCAACGTGGAACAAAGATGGGAACTAG
- a CDS encoding GDP-mannose 4,6-dehydratase, translating to MGFWSKRKVFVTGATGLLGSWMVDSLLELGASVTCLIRDWVPGSRLISSGTVSRAQIVHGHLEDYDILVRILNEYEIDTVFHLAAQTIVGTASRSAISTFDSNIRGTWNLLEACRVCPTLIERIIFASSDKAYGAHDNLPYTEDMALQGRFPYDVSKSCADLIAQSFYHSYGMPIAITRCVNLFGGGDLSFNRLVPGTIMSALRNERPVIRSNGQFVRDYFYVMNAVEGYLKLAEMMPSDLVNGQAFNFGYGEPLTVVELVDEILTIMEKSSLEPIIMNEASNEIVNQYLDCTKAQKLLGWQPRFNRVDGLRETVAWYEEYIFGRDRGHQNVVENLISGRGI from the coding sequence ATGGGGTTTTGGAGCAAAAGAAAGGTATTTGTAACAGGCGCCACCGGACTTCTTGGTTCGTGGATGGTAGATTCTTTGCTCGAGCTCGGAGCATCGGTTACGTGTTTGATCCGGGACTGGGTCCCGGGAAGCCGCTTAATATCGTCGGGGACGGTGAGCCGAGCTCAGATCGTTCACGGACACCTCGAGGACTACGATATCTTGGTCCGGATCTTGAATGAGTACGAGATTGACACAGTTTTTCACCTCGCGGCACAGACAATTGTTGGCACGGCTTCGCGATCTGCGATCTCAACATTCGACTCGAACATCCGCGGAACGTGGAACCTGCTGGAAGCTTGCCGAGTATGTCCGACTTTGATCGAACGCATAATATTTGCGTCGAGCGATAAGGCGTATGGCGCCCATGACAACTTGCCGTATACGGAAGATATGGCACTTCAAGGGCGTTTCCCTTATGACGTCTCGAAATCGTGTGCGGATCTGATAGCCCAATCGTTCTATCACAGTTATGGAATGCCGATCGCAATTACGAGATGCGTGAATTTGTTTGGAGGCGGGGATCTAAGTTTCAACAGGCTGGTTCCGGGAACAATCATGTCTGCACTCCGTAATGAGCGGCCCGTAATTCGAAGTAATGGTCAATTTGTCCGCGACTATTTCTATGTCATGAACGCGGTCGAGGGCTACTTGAAACTCGCTGAAATGATGCCAAGTGATCTCGTGAACGGCCAAGCGTTTAATTTCGGTTACGGTGAGCCATTAACGGTTGTTGAGTTGGTTGATGAGATTCTGACGATTATGGAGAAAAGCTCGCTAGAGCCGATCATAATGAATGAGGCTAGTAACGAGATCGTAAACCAATACCTCGACTGTACAAAGGCTCAAAAACTGCTTGGTTGGCAACCTCGATTCAACAGAGTCGACGGTTTGAGGGAAACGGTCGCATGGTACGAAGAGTACATATTCGGACGAGATCGGGGTCACCAAAATGTTGTTGAGAATTTAATATCGGGTCGCGGAATTTAA
- a CDS encoding peptidoglycan DD-metalloendopeptidase family protein: MSKVFEIGLFYLRPVVFIFVVISFGTTALMLDLSGPISVQDVEASSLGSDPRPDLDEIGRMPENSNRQNLTRFVGAVNGEAFELVNGPDGPSKVAIPSSRKVFKAFGLTSDGRRLLYTPLKNNIPSGELLIEDLSTGDLRKISDRVVIEASLSPTDDNKVAFTFAEGGTFGLAVSDVAANDSRVLVARDVFAEILQWSDLGDGVHFFQSSRSDTSIDLSKQFESEELFEGNVLWARKKRASTSSNQSLEITKKFASISESGQQGRSSHLPAGFPMLGLNEAYSATTGARLRKSNKADDLPLSFKVLSPDGRYEILGRNLLGSDLLVMRSATSGKTVDLGKAQFKGLSNDGVIIKKFDRDQTVLKFVEWSGAELILGTTVVNFNLPISNSVMTQGGMGYGSPGNCNITAHSGHLEYAYDFQKQVVGTHAMATADGLVVFTESSVTCNSVQTTCPAYSGSGCPGSFLGNVVVIQHADGTYSKYAHLETNSLQAVVGTAVDQGLYIGRQGHTGSTSGSFNSCGDHLHFQRQISPDIYGQSIPVDFSDVASEPLSCGTTYTSGSVEISHSVTPSSQTFPVGGGNGSITVTSTGGTWSATSNSSWITLIDPGSGTGNDTVLYTIADNSSGGPRTGTLTVGGHIFTVDQAGAQPLNLPPSVDAGPDLTGAITDPVNLVGSATDDGLPNPPSALTVVWSVVDGPGAVVFQDSSSINTTANFGLAGFYTLRLTVDDGELVASDDVRVLINSVGGGGHIVGTRSNSPASVDLTNEGTSDWAHWGLDTATSFNHMGGVGQQISDYSLIGNTSALRFVGNPTSFSWNNGLPTSLASTNTGVFTYDVGSGFEVNLPADTTERTLRLYVGLWRAGGRLEAAISDGSASPFLDTSFVDTTGNSLGYYTLNYKAASTGQTLVIRWTVDSSYHSIGNISLQAASLSLTPVPVNQAPVVNAGSDMTVTLPGTANMGGTASDDGLPNPPASVTTTWATVSGPGTVTFGDVNALNTTASFSQAGTYVVRLTGDDGSLTATDEVTVTVNAAGGSGSLSVTSAVTPTGAVDLSAEGTADWAHWGLTSAGSFNRKSGVTQQISNYTRVGTGTIQQFGRNPTLYNWTGGTPTGSATNVATGLWVIGQNNGYQVTVPADTAVRTLKMYVGLWAAGGRFEASLSDGAHRYMWTHRYRIRRRRATGYIR; this comes from the coding sequence ATGTCAAAAGTCTTCGAAATAGGTTTGTTTTACCTTCGACCGGTCGTTTTCATTTTTGTTGTGATCTCCTTTGGAACGACCGCGTTGATGCTGGATCTCTCCGGACCGATCAGTGTTCAAGACGTTGAAGCCTCGAGCCTGGGATCTGATCCACGACCTGACCTCGACGAAATCGGGCGAATGCCCGAGAACTCGAATCGGCAGAACCTGACCCGTTTCGTCGGTGCCGTGAATGGCGAAGCGTTCGAACTTGTCAATGGGCCAGACGGCCCATCAAAGGTTGCGATCCCCTCATCACGAAAGGTCTTTAAGGCCTTCGGATTGACATCAGATGGTCGAAGGCTTCTTTACACTCCGCTTAAGAACAACATTCCTTCCGGCGAACTTTTGATCGAGGACCTTTCAACGGGGGATCTGAGAAAGATCTCCGATCGTGTCGTGATCGAGGCATCACTTTCACCGACTGATGACAATAAGGTGGCATTCACCTTCGCGGAAGGCGGCACGTTCGGATTGGCAGTATCTGATGTTGCTGCGAACGATTCCCGTGTTCTTGTCGCGAGAGACGTTTTTGCTGAGATACTTCAGTGGAGCGATTTGGGCGACGGCGTTCATTTTTTTCAATCATCGCGATCAGATACTAGCATCGATCTCTCCAAGCAGTTTGAATCCGAAGAATTGTTCGAAGGTAATGTATTGTGGGCCCGGAAAAAAAGAGCTTCGACTTCGTCCAATCAAAGTTTAGAAATCACGAAGAAATTTGCAAGCATTTCTGAGTCCGGTCAACAGGGGCGCAGTAGCCATCTGCCTGCCGGTTTCCCGATGTTAGGGTTGAACGAGGCGTATTCCGCCACAACCGGCGCGAGGTTGCGGAAGTCGAACAAGGCGGATGACTTGCCGTTATCCTTTAAGGTGCTTTCGCCGGACGGACGCTACGAAATATTGGGACGGAATTTGCTTGGATCGGATTTGCTGGTGATGCGAAGTGCAACTTCCGGCAAAACGGTAGATCTCGGCAAGGCTCAGTTCAAGGGGTTGTCAAACGATGGTGTGATAATTAAGAAATTTGATCGGGATCAAACCGTCTTGAAATTTGTAGAATGGTCCGGAGCCGAGTTGATCTTAGGAACAACGGTCGTCAATTTCAATTTACCGATTTCAAACTCAGTAATGACTCAGGGCGGAATGGGCTACGGTTCTCCGGGAAACTGCAACATAACTGCTCATTCCGGACACCTTGAGTATGCTTATGACTTTCAAAAGCAGGTAGTTGGAACCCATGCGATGGCAACAGCCGATGGTCTCGTAGTTTTCACTGAATCATCAGTGACCTGTAATTCGGTGCAAACAACATGTCCGGCTTACTCGGGCTCAGGTTGTCCAGGGTCGTTTCTGGGTAATGTGGTCGTTATCCAACATGCAGATGGAACGTACTCGAAATACGCTCACCTCGAAACCAATTCGCTGCAGGCAGTGGTCGGTACCGCCGTTGATCAGGGATTGTATATTGGACGGCAGGGCCACACTGGCTCGACAAGCGGTTCGTTTAACAGTTGCGGCGACCATCTTCATTTTCAGCGACAGATTTCGCCCGATATATATGGCCAGTCGATACCGGTTGATTTCAGCGACGTAGCGTCCGAGCCGCTGTCGTGCGGAACTACCTACACGTCGGGAAGTGTTGAAATTTCGCATTCTGTAACTCCTTCCTCCCAGACCTTTCCGGTCGGCGGGGGAAATGGCAGCATCACAGTAACGTCGACAGGCGGCACATGGTCCGCTACTAGCAACAGCAGTTGGATTACTTTGATCGATCCGGGCAGTGGAACGGGAAACGATACCGTTTTATACACGATTGCGGACAATTCCTCAGGCGGTCCGCGCACTGGAACACTTACCGTGGGCGGCCACATATTCACAGTTGACCAGGCCGGTGCTCAGCCGTTGAATTTGCCTCCATCGGTCGATGCTGGCCCCGATTTGACCGGTGCAATCACAGATCCGGTGAATCTCGTTGGTTCTGCTACCGACGATGGATTACCAAATCCCCCATCTGCTTTAACAGTCGTTTGGAGCGTCGTAGATGGGCCAGGAGCGGTCGTTTTTCAGGATTCGAGCTCCATCAACACGACGGCGAATTTCGGTCTTGCGGGATTTTATACGCTGCGTCTTACGGTTGATGACGGCGAACTCGTCGCGAGCGACGACGTTCGAGTTCTTATCAATTCGGTCGGTGGCGGTGGGCATATAGTTGGGACCCGTAGTAACTCTCCAGCAAGCGTCGATCTCACGAATGAAGGAACTTCCGATTGGGCACATTGGGGACTCGATACCGCTACGAGCTTCAATCACATGGGCGGTGTTGGGCAGCAAATAAGCGATTATTCATTAATTGGAAACACGAGTGCGTTGCGATTTGTAGGTAATCCAACTTCATTTTCATGGAATAACGGTTTGCCAACCAGTTTGGCTTCCACGAACACGGGAGTATTTACCTACGATGTTGGCAGTGGTTTCGAAGTGAACCTGCCTGCGGACACAACGGAACGCACACTGAGGCTTTATGTTGGTCTTTGGCGTGCAGGTGGCCGCCTTGAAGCGGCGATCAGTGACGGCAGTGCGTCGCCGTTTCTTGACACTTCATTTGTCGATACAACAGGGAATAGCTTGGGCTATTACACGCTCAATTATAAGGCTGCCTCAACCGGGCAGACTCTGGTCATCAGATGGACCGTGGACAGTTCGTATCATTCGATTGGGAATATTAGTTTACAAGCGGCCTCCCTTTCTCTGACACCGGTACCGGTGAATCAGGCGCCGGTGGTGAATGCGGGAAGCGACATGACGGTGACGCTGCCTGGTACGGCGAACATGGGAGGGACAGCGAGTGACGACGGGCTGCCTAACCCGCCTGCGTCGGTAACGACCACATGGGCGACGGTCAGCGGGCCAGGGACGGTGACGTTCGGTGATGTCAATGCATTGAACACAACGGCGAGTTTCAGTCAGGCAGGGACGTATGTTGTGAGGCTGACGGGAGACGATGGTTCGCTGACGGCGACGGACGAAGTGACGGTGACGGTCAATGCAGCAGGTGGAAGCGGCTCACTATCGGTGACGAGTGCTGTGACCCCGACGGGTGCGGTGGATCTGTCGGCGGAGGGGACGGCTGACTGGGCACATTGGGGGTTGACGTCGGCGGGCAGTTTCAACCGCAAAAGCGGGGTTACGCAGCAAATAAGCAACTATACGCGAGTGGGGACAGGGACGATACAGCAATTCGGGAGGAACCCGACGCTTTACAACTGGACGGGCGGGACACCGACCGGGAGTGCGACGAATGTAGCTACGGGACTATGGGTGATCGGGCAGAATAACGGATATCAGGTAACGGTGCCGGCGGACACGGCAGTGCGGACGCTGAAGATGTATGTCGGGCTGTGGGCGGCGGGAGGTCGATTCGAGGCAAGTCTGAGCGACGGAGCGCACCGGTATATGTGGACACATCGTTATCGAATTCGACGGCGACGAGCAACCGGGTATATACGCTGA